From the Thermococcus sp. 18S1 genome, one window contains:
- a CDS encoding ATP-binding protein → MLFDLQPKTRKEDLYDRERELEAFNEALKLGERLVLILGIRRLGKSSLLNVVLSESSYPYAKIDVRSLYFTHGSIPQEILAKRILSSLIESLPPSGKLRLGMTEALSSIRGIRLSGVHVEFEKKPDLAEILEKVDSWAESEGKRVIIAFDEAQYLRLSGIQYDGLIAYAVDNLPNLTFVLTGSEVGMLHDFLGLDNPKKPLFGRYAREITLERFSRERSIEFLKAGFKELGIDVSPSELERAVDKLDGIVGWLSMYGYLRGIRKLPERDALNEVFHRAQALVLEELSSLLSHSRRYGLILKAVAMGNERWSDIKEYLEFKAGRINDSKFSSLLKNLVKYGYLNKSADGYVIPDPVVEEVIKGLQLTPG, encoded by the coding sequence GGACCTGTATGATAGGGAAAGAGAACTTGAGGCGTTTAACGAGGCCTTGAAGCTCGGAGAGAGGCTTGTTCTCATCCTGGGCATACGACGTCTTGGAAAGAGCTCCCTACTCAACGTGGTCCTCTCAGAATCAAGCTATCCTTACGCCAAAATAGACGTTCGCTCCCTGTACTTCACTCACGGTTCCATTCCGCAGGAAATCCTCGCGAAAAGAATCCTGAGTTCGCTCATCGAATCCCTCCCTCCAAGTGGAAAGCTCAGGCTCGGCATGACGGAGGCACTTTCATCAATCCGGGGAATCCGTCTCTCGGGAGTTCACGTGGAGTTCGAGAAGAAGCCAGACTTAGCTGAAATCCTTGAAAAGGTGGACTCCTGGGCGGAGAGTGAAGGAAAACGGGTTATCATAGCATTTGACGAGGCCCAGTACCTCCGGCTCTCCGGCATACAGTACGATGGGCTGATAGCTTATGCCGTCGATAACCTTCCAAACTTAACCTTCGTTCTAACGGGCTCGGAGGTTGGAATGCTCCACGACTTCCTTGGCCTTGATAATCCCAAGAAACCGCTTTTCGGCAGGTACGCCAGGGAAATAACACTGGAGAGATTCAGCCGGGAACGGAGCATTGAGTTCCTTAAGGCGGGTTTCAAAGAGCTTGGAATCGATGTAAGCCCTTCGGAGCTCGAACGAGCCGTTGATAAACTCGACGGAATCGTGGGCTGGCTGAGCATGTACGGCTACCTCAGGGGAATCCGAAAGCTCCCGGAAAGGGATGCCTTGAATGAAGTGTTCCACAGGGCACAGGCTCTGGTATTGGAGGAACTTTCCTCCCTGCTTTCACACAGCAGGCGGTACGGGCTCATACTTAAGGCCGTTGCAATGGGCAACGAAAGGTGGAGCGATATAAAGGAGTATCTGGAGTTCAAAGCGGGCAGGATAAACGACTCAAAGTTCTCCAGTCTCCTGAAGAACCTGGTGAAGTACGGCTATCTGAATAAAAGCGCCGATGGGTACGTCATTCCCGACCCTGTTGTTGAGGAGGTCATTAAGGGCCTCCAACTTACCCCCGGGTAA
- a CDS encoding TATA-box-binding protein, with product MVDMSNVKLRIENIVASVDLFTQLNLEKVIEICPNSKYNPEEFPGIICRFEEPKVALLIFSSGKLVVTGAKSVEDIERAVNKLIQMLKKIGAKFGRAPQIDIQNMVFSGDIGMEFNLDAVALSLPNCEYEPEQFPGVIYRVKEPRAVILLFSSGKIVCSGAKSEHDAWEAVRKLLRELEKYGLIEEEEEW from the coding sequence TTGGTAGATATGAGCAATGTAAAGCTCAGAATTGAAAACATCGTCGCTTCTGTTGATTTGTTTACGCAGCTCAACCTTGAGAAGGTTATTGAAATCTGCCCCAACTCCAAGTACAACCCCGAGGAGTTCCCCGGCATAATCTGCCGCTTCGAGGAGCCCAAGGTTGCTCTTCTGATATTCAGCTCAGGCAAGCTCGTCGTCACCGGCGCCAAGAGCGTCGAGGACATAGAGCGCGCCGTCAACAAGCTCATCCAGATGCTCAAGAAGATAGGCGCCAAGTTCGGCCGCGCCCCGCAGATAGACATCCAGAACATGGTCTTCAGCGGCGACATCGGCATGGAGTTCAACCTCGATGCCGTCGCTCTGAGCCTGCCGAACTGTGAGTACGAACCCGAGCAGTTCCCCGGCGTCATCTACCGCGTCAAGGAGCCGAGGGCTGTGATACTGCTCTTCTCCTCCGGAAAGATAGTCTGCTCCGGAGCCAAGAGCGAGCACGACGCCTGGGAAGCCGTCAGAAAGCTCCTCCGCGAGCTGGAGAAGTACGGTCTTATCGAGGAAGAGGAGGAGTGGTGA
- a CDS encoding DUF356 domain-containing protein: MRNTMVLVRTDNFQKASIALADLVRYGGMQIRGSPRIIPPALSDWAFEKISGEKPRRRFRAHVIAQIDLAPAKAIGRLMDIHPPAHVLVIPPDTEVWEELMRLWGTFEKLKGFHPPKRTRAEELRKKREKEMENEELDEL, encoded by the coding sequence ATGAGAAACACGATGGTTTTAGTAAGGACCGACAACTTCCAGAAGGCCAGCATAGCCCTCGCGGACCTGGTGCGCTACGGAGGAATGCAGATACGCGGCAGCCCGAGGATTATTCCCCCCGCTCTTTCGGACTGGGCGTTTGAGAAGATAAGCGGCGAGAAGCCGAGGAGGCGCTTCAGGGCCCACGTGATCGCCCAGATAGACCTCGCGCCGGCGAAGGCAATAGGAAGGCTTATGGACATACACCCGCCCGCTCACGTCCTCGTGATTCCCCCCGATACCGAAGTCTGGGAAGAGCTGATGCGCCTCTGGGGAACTTTCGAGAAGCTCAAAGGATTCCACCCGCCGAAGAGAACCAGAGCGGAGGAGCTGAGGAAGAAGCGCGAGAAAGAGATGGAGAACGAAGAACTGGATGAACTCTGA
- a CDS encoding multiprotein bridging factor aMBF1, whose amino-acid sequence MGKAKPRYCEVCGAPIRGSGHRIRIEGAEVLVCNRCYEKYGGKKPGTFSIMPTGRQPTRRTYSRPARPRPAPKPRTERPLYTEEIVEDYAEKVYRAIQRSGKSYEELSHEIGLSMNDLRAIAHGHREPTIKEAKKLERYFKIKLIETSGEEVLEKRSIPKDYEPTLGDIANIKIKKRKKK is encoded by the coding sequence ATGGGGAAGGCCAAGCCAAGGTACTGCGAGGTATGTGGGGCGCCGATTAGAGGTTCCGGTCACAGGATACGGATAGAGGGGGCGGAGGTTCTCGTTTGTAACCGCTGTTACGAGAAATACGGTGGAAAGAAGCCAGGGACGTTCAGCATCATGCCGACCGGCAGGCAACCGACGAGGAGAACCTATTCACGGCCGGCCAGACCGAGGCCCGCTCCGAAGCCGAGGACGGAGAGGCCGCTCTACACCGAAGAGATAGTTGAGGATTACGCGGAGAAGGTTTACAGGGCGATACAGCGCTCTGGGAAGAGCTACGAGGAGCTCTCCCATGAGATTGGGCTCTCCATGAACGACCTCCGCGCCATCGCCCATGGCCACCGCGAGCCGACGATAAAGGAAGCGAAAAAACTGGAGAGGTACTTCAAAATAAAACTCATCGAGACCTCGGGGGAGGAGGTTCTGGAGAAGAGGAGCATCCCGAAGGACTACGAGCCGACGCTCGGTGACATAGCCAACATCAAGATCAAGAAGCGGAAGAAGAAGTGA
- a CDS encoding GNAT family N-acetyltransferase, with product MAEVKIERLPKLDQETLERLIEIYMRGYEGMREYGGEGESYAKRYLRWCWNKAKDGFFIAKIGDEIAGFIVCDADWYSKYEGRTVGAVHEFVLDKKFQGHGIGHMLMEKCLRYLAERTDRVELWVGEKNEGAIRFYENYGFKKVGQSGIWVRMVKDLRRNDAPREKGK from the coding sequence ATGGCGGAAGTTAAGATAGAGCGACTCCCCAAGCTTGACCAGGAGACGCTGGAAAGGCTCATCGAGATATACATGAGGGGTTACGAGGGCATGCGCGAGTACGGCGGCGAGGGGGAGAGCTACGCGAAGCGCTACCTTCGGTGGTGCTGGAACAAGGCTAAGGACGGCTTTTTCATCGCCAAGATCGGCGATGAGATAGCGGGCTTCATAGTCTGCGACGCGGACTGGTACAGCAAGTACGAGGGAAGAACCGTCGGGGCGGTCCACGAGTTCGTTCTCGACAAGAAGTTCCAGGGACACGGCATAGGCCACATGCTGATGGAGAAATGCCTGAGGTACCTCGCGGAACGCACCGACAGGGTGGAGCTGTGGGTCGGGGAGAAAAACGAGGGCGCCATCAGATTTTACGAGAACTACGGCTTTAAGAAAGTCGGTCAGAGCGGGATATGGGTGCGTATGGTCAAAGACCTGAGGAGGAACGATGCACCCCGAGAAAAAGGGAAGTAG
- a CDS encoding Zn-ribbon domain-containing OB-fold protein: MARPMQVSRYWRHFREKYMLIGGKCENGHVHFPKRSICPVCGSRNVEEIELSGKGKVISWTIVRNPPSGFEYYKPFPLALIELEEGPIVLAQLTDVDPEEIDFGMEVEVVTKKIREFEEDGIILYGYKFRPPVK; the protein is encoded by the coding sequence ATGGCGCGCCCGATGCAGGTTTCCCGTTACTGGAGGCATTTCCGTGAGAAGTACATGCTCATAGGTGGAAAATGCGAGAACGGCCACGTCCACTTCCCGAAGAGGTCGATCTGCCCTGTCTGCGGCTCAAGAAACGTCGAGGAAATCGAGCTGAGCGGAAAGGGCAAGGTCATCAGCTGGACGATAGTCAGAAACCCGCCGAGCGGCTTCGAGTACTACAAGCCCTTCCCGCTGGCACTGATAGAGCTTGAGGAGGGGCCCATAGTACTCGCCCAGCTGACCGACGTTGACCCCGAGGAGATAGACTTCGGAATGGAGGTCGAGGTCGTCACCAAGAAGATAAGGGAGTTCGAGGAGGACGGAATAATCCTCTACGGCTACAAGTTCAGGCCGCCTGTGAAGTGA
- a CDS encoding thiolase domain-containing protein — MRKAVIIGAGMTPVGEHWKLGLRDLAVEALLNAMDDAGIDKVDSLYVGNMISGPFVEQENLGALIADWAGLGNIPAVKIEAACASGGAAVQEGVKAVLSGLEDVVAVVGVEKMTDAWPSDATRYLAYAADAEWELFHGASFVALNALVMRYYMKTYGYTEEDLALFAVNAHANGAKNPYAMFKRPIKVETVLKSPYVADPLKLFDASPVCDGAASVIITTPEKAKELGVPKEKWVEVAGMGRAIDTISLASREDLLTLKAAKVAAERAYKMAGVEPKDIDFFEVHDAFTVMAALSLEALGAAKKGEGAKLAKEGQIAIDADYPIQTMGGLKARGHPVGATGVYQTVEAVLQLRGEAPSQVPDAEIGLTQNIGGTGSNITVNVFRRV, encoded by the coding sequence ATGAGGAAGGCAGTCATAATCGGTGCCGGTATGACCCCGGTTGGTGAGCACTGGAAGCTCGGATTGAGGGACCTCGCAGTCGAGGCGCTCCTCAACGCTATGGATGACGCTGGAATAGACAAGGTCGATTCACTCTACGTCGGAAACATGATTTCCGGCCCATTCGTTGAGCAGGAGAACCTGGGCGCGCTCATAGCCGACTGGGCGGGACTCGGAAACATCCCGGCCGTGAAAATCGAGGCCGCCTGTGCCAGTGGTGGTGCCGCCGTTCAGGAGGGCGTTAAGGCCGTCCTCAGCGGGCTGGAAGACGTGGTTGCTGTGGTTGGCGTCGAGAAGATGACCGACGCCTGGCCAAGCGACGCGACCCGCTATTTGGCCTACGCGGCAGATGCCGAGTGGGAACTCTTCCACGGGGCGAGCTTCGTGGCTCTCAACGCGCTCGTGATGCGCTACTACATGAAGACCTACGGCTACACCGAGGAGGATCTGGCGCTCTTCGCAGTTAACGCGCACGCCAACGGTGCCAAGAACCCCTACGCCATGTTCAAGCGCCCGATTAAGGTCGAGACCGTCCTCAAGAGCCCCTACGTTGCCGACCCGCTTAAGCTCTTCGACGCCTCGCCGGTCTGCGACGGTGCGGCATCTGTTATAATCACCACGCCGGAGAAGGCAAAGGAGCTTGGTGTTCCGAAGGAGAAGTGGGTCGAGGTTGCCGGAATGGGGCGCGCCATAGACACCATAAGCCTCGCCAGCAGGGAAGACCTGCTCACCCTCAAGGCGGCAAAGGTCGCCGCGGAGAGGGCCTACAAGATGGCCGGCGTTGAGCCGAAGGACATCGACTTCTTCGAGGTCCACGATGCATTCACCGTCATGGCCGCTTTAAGCCTTGAAGCCCTCGGCGCCGCGAAGAAGGGAGAGGGAGCGAAGCTGGCCAAGGAGGGACAGATAGCCATTGACGCCGACTATCCAATACAGACCATGGGAGGTCTCAAGGCGAGGGGACACCCCGTTGGAGCCACCGGCGTTTACCAGACTGTTGAGGCCGTCCTCCAGCTCCGCGGTGAGGCGCCGAGCCAGGTGCCCGATGCGGAAATCGGCCTGACCCAGAACATAGGTGGAACCGGTTCGAACATAACGGTCAACGTCTTTAGGAGGGTCTGA
- a CDS encoding hydroxymethylglutaryl-CoA synthase, with the protein MKKLLKPRREVGIVGYGAYVPMYRIKAEEIGRVWGVSSFPIQEKAVPGLDEDALTIGIEAARNALRRARIEPALIRAVWFGSESKPYAVKPTGTVIAEAIGATPDVSTADFEFACKAGTEALQTAIGFVGSEMVDYAMAIGADTAQGRPGDHLEFTAGAGGAAFIVGEKSSETVAYFEGSYSYVTDTPDFWRRQHEHYPRHGNRFTGEPAYFHHIVNAAKTLMEELGLTVDDFDYAVFHQPNVKFPLTVAKILGIPKEKVLPGLLTGIIGNTYSGATMVGVSAVLDIAKPGDRILWVSFGSGAGSDAFSIVVQDAIEEKRELAPKTMDYVNRKKYIDYALYAKARRKFIM; encoded by the coding sequence ATGAAAAAGCTCCTGAAGCCAAGGCGCGAAGTCGGCATCGTCGGCTACGGTGCCTACGTCCCGATGTATAGAATCAAGGCCGAAGAGATAGGAAGAGTCTGGGGAGTTTCCAGCTTCCCGATACAGGAGAAGGCCGTTCCCGGTCTCGATGAGGATGCGCTCACGATAGGAATTGAGGCCGCGAGAAACGCACTCAGGAGGGCCCGGATAGAGCCGGCGCTCATCAGGGCCGTCTGGTTCGGAAGCGAGAGCAAGCCCTACGCGGTCAAGCCCACAGGCACTGTCATAGCTGAGGCAATCGGCGCCACCCCCGATGTAAGCACGGCCGACTTTGAGTTCGCATGTAAGGCCGGAACCGAGGCCCTGCAGACTGCCATAGGCTTCGTCGGCTCCGAGATGGTCGACTACGCCATGGCCATTGGAGCGGATACCGCCCAGGGAAGGCCCGGCGACCACCTTGAGTTCACCGCCGGTGCCGGTGGAGCGGCATTCATAGTCGGCGAGAAAAGCAGCGAGACCGTCGCCTACTTCGAGGGCAGCTATTCATACGTTACCGACACGCCCGACTTCTGGAGAAGGCAACACGAGCACTACCCGAGGCACGGAAACAGGTTCACCGGCGAGCCGGCCTACTTCCACCACATAGTCAACGCGGCCAAGACCCTCATGGAGGAGCTCGGTCTCACGGTGGACGACTTCGACTACGCCGTCTTCCACCAGCCGAACGTCAAGTTCCCGCTCACCGTTGCCAAAATCCTTGGAATCCCGAAGGAGAAGGTTCTCCCAGGTCTGCTCACTGGAATCATCGGAAACACCTACAGCGGTGCAACGATGGTCGGTGTTTCGGCGGTTCTCGACATAGCCAAGCCCGGCGACAGGATTCTGTGGGTCAGCTTTGGCTCCGGCGCGGGAAGCGACGCCTTCAGCATAGTCGTTCAGGATGCCATCGAGGAGAAGCGTGAGCTGGCTCCGAAGACCATGGACTACGTGAACAGGAAGAAGTACATCGACTACGCCCTCTACGCGAAGGCGAGGAGAAAGTTCATCATGTGA